A window of the Gossypium hirsutum isolate 1008001.06 chromosome A05, Gossypium_hirsutum_v2.1, whole genome shotgun sequence genome harbors these coding sequences:
- the LOC107958254 gene encoding phospholipase A I isoform X4, protein MAELQILRLFGNPLEFLPEILPLRKLRHLSLANIRIVADENLKSVTVQIEMENISYFGASRHKLSAFFSLIFRFSSCHHPLLASALAKIIMQNQGNRIVVGKDENALQQLISMINSDNRHVVKQACSALSTLAGDVSVAIQLMKCDIMQRIKNVMKSPAPEKLISVLQVVVTLAFGSDTVAQRMLNKDVLRSLKLLCAHKNPEVQRLALVAVGNLAFCLENRHILVTSESLRELLMRLNFTPEPLVNKAAARALAILGENESLRRAIRGRQIPRQGLRILSMDGGGMKGLATVQILKEIEKGTGKRIHELFDLICGTSTGGMLAVALGIKLMTLEQCEEIYKKLGKLVFAEPMPNNESATWREKFDQLYKSSSQSFRVVVHGSKHSADQFERLLREMCADEDGDLLIESAVKNIPKVFIVSTLVSVAPAQPFLFRNYQYPVGTPEVPLAISESSGITILGSPTTGSQIGYKQSAFMGSCKHHVWQAIRASSAAPYYLDDFSDDVYRWQDGAIVANNPTVFSLREAQLLWPDTKIDCIVSIGCCSLPIKARKGGWRYLDTGQVLIESACSVDRAEEALSILLPMLPEIQYFRFNPVDERCDMELDETDPTVWLKLEAAVDDYIQNNSDSLKNACERLLLPFIHDEKWADSLKSPHFTKAKATNLVPGESSPSLGWRRDILLVEALNSPDSGRIVHHARALESFCSRNGIRLSLLHDISGISKAVLEKKFPTSFTSPLITESYPSSPLVFSPDVGSQRLGRIDMVPPLSLDGSGKTVTSPPELCPEPRQLSLPVQSLHEKLQNLPQVGIIHMVLQNDSIGSILSWQKDVFVVAEPGELADKFLQSVKDTMSFVMQNQNRKGALPFANIADLVHCRPYFQVGNIVHRYVGHQTRLLKVMENDKEIRAYMFCRNIPSLHIIPEDVRSTVGAWRDRIIIYTGTHGPTANLIKAFLDSGAKAVICPIAEPQDVSVTTVTGSGKYNTPENGEFKIGAEDIEGEEAERISPASDREDNDSEKNGNHQTSGFPDEEEEELSEFVCQFYDLVLREGASVDAALKNALASHRKLRYSCHLPRENELVK, encoded by the exons ATGGCTGAGTTACAAATTCTGAGGTTATTTGGTAATCCACTAGAATTCCTTCCTGAGATTTTGCCTTTAAGGAAGCTCCGTCACTTGTCTCTTGCCAATATTAGGATTGTGGCTGATGAAAATCTAAAATCGGTGACTGTGCAAATAGAG ATGGAGAATATTTCTTATTTTGGTGCGTCTAGACACAAGCTCAGTGCCTTTTTCTCTCTCATATTCCGTTTCTCCTCTTGTCATCACCCTTTGCTTGCCTCTGCACTGGCCAAGATAATAATGCAAAACCAGGGGAATCGTATAGTTGTCGGTAAAGATGAGAATGCATTGCAGCAGCTCATAAGCATGATAAATAGTGACAACCGCCATGTG GTCAAACAAGCCTGCTCTGCTTTATCAACTCTTGCTGGGGATGTTTCTGTGGCCATACAATTGATGAAATGTGACATCATGCAACGCATAAAAAATGTTATGAAGTCTCCTGCCCCAGAAAAACTGATTTCTGTGCTGCAAGTTGTGGTTACACTGGCCTTTGGATCTGATACTGTAGCTCAGAGGATGCTAAACAAGGATGTTTTGAGATCATTAAAATTATTGTGCGCCCATAAAAACCCAGAG GTGCAAAGGCTTGCTTTGGTAGCTGTAGGAAATTTGGCCTTCTGTCTGGAGAACCGCCACATTCTTGTCACCTCTGAAAGTCTGAGGGAACTTCTCATGCGCTTGAATTTTACACCTGAACCACTTGTTAATAAAGCTGCAGCTCGTGCTTTGGCAATTCTTG GAGAGAATGAAAGTTTGCGACGTGCTATTAGAGGGAGACAAATACCAAGACAAGGCCTACGCATACTCTCAATGGATGGAGGTGGCATGAAAGGTCTTGCAACTGTGCAGATCCTTAAAGAGATTGAGAAGGGAACTGGAAAGCGGATACATGAGCTATTTGACCTTATATGTGGAACATCGACAGGTGGTATGCTTGCTGTTGCCCTTGGTATTAAGTTGATGACCTTGGAGCAGTGTGAAGAGATTTACAAAAAGCTTG GAAAACTTGTTTTTGCTGAACCTATGCCAAATAACGAATCAGCAACTTGGAGGGAAAAGTTTGATCAGCTTTATAAAAGTTCATCACAGAGTTTCAGAGTTGTTGTACACGGATCTAAA CACAGTGCAGATCAGTTTGAGAGGTTGCTAAGGGAAATGTGTGCTGATGAGGATGGCGACCTACTAATTGAATCTGCTGTGAAAAACATTCCAAAAGTTTTTATTGTGTCAACTTTGGTGAGCGTGGCACCAGCTCAGCCTTTTTTATTCCGCAATTATCAG TACCCTGTGGGAACACCTGAAGTGCCTCTTGCAATATCTGAAAGTTCAGGAATCACCATTCTAGGGTCTCCAACTACAGGTTCTCAAATTGGCTACAAACAAAGTGCTTTTATGGGAAGTTGTAAACACCATGTGTGGCAAGCTATACGAGCATCTTCTGCTGCCCCATATTATCTTGATGACTTCTCTGATG ATGTGTACCGCTGGCAAGATGGTGCTATAGTGGCAAACAATCCAACTGTCTTTTCCTTAAGAGAAGCACAACTTTTGTGGCCTGATACAAAAATTGACTGTATAGTTTCAATTGGTTGTTGTTCTCTGCCTATTAAG GCACGAAAAGGTGGTTGGCGTTATCTAGATACCGGACAAGTGTTGATTGAGAGTGCATGCTCTGTGGATCGAGCTGAGGAAGCTTTGAGCATACTGTTACCTATGCTCCCTGAGATCCAATACTTTCGGTTTAATCCAG TTGATGAACGTTGTGACATGGAGCTGGATGAGACTGATCCGACAGTTTGGCTGAAACTAGAAGCTGCTGTAGATGACTACATCCAAAACAATTCAGATTCCTTGAAGAACGCATGTGAAAGGCTTCTTCTACCCTTTATACATGATGAGAAGTGGGCAGACAGTTTGAAATCTCCACATTTTACGAAGGCAAAGGCAACAAATTTAG TTCCAGGTGAAAGTAGCCCTTCATTAGGTTGGAGGCGAGATATACTACTTGTTGAAGCTTTGAATAGTCCTGATTCGGGAAGAATTGTGCACCATGCTCGAGCACTTGAGTCATTTTGTTCAAGAAATGGAATAAGATTATCTCTTTTGCATGACATATCTGGAATTTCAAAGGCGGTACTGGAAAAAAAATTTCCAACATCATTTACCTCTCCTCTGATCACTGAAAGTTATCCCTCAAGCCCTCTTGTTTTCAGTCCTGATGTTGGCTCGCAAAGGCTTGGCCGAATTGACATGGTCCCACCTTTAAGCTTGGATGGATCTGGAAAAACAGTTACTTCACCCCCAGAACTCTGTCCTGAGCCCAGGCAGCTTTCTTTACCCGTACAGTCATTACACGAGAAGTTACAGAATCTACCACAAGTGGGCATTATACATATGGTACTTCAAAATGACTCCATTGGCTCAATATTAAG TTGGCAGAAGGATGTGTTTGTCGTGGCTGAACCTGGAGAATTGGCTGATAAGTTTCTACAAAGTGTCAAGGATACAATGTCCTTTGTGATGCAGAACCAGAATCGGAAGGGTGCATTACCTTTTGCTAATATTGCTGATCTGGTTCACTGCAGACCATACTTCCAAGTTGGAAATATTGTCCACAGATATGTTGGACACCAAACTCGA TTGTTAAAGGTCATGGAAAATGATAAAGAAATCAGGGCATACATGTTTTGTCGTAACATACCTTCTTTGCACATAATACCTGAAGATGTTCGTTCCACG GTTGGAGCTTGGAGGGACAGGATCATAATCTACACCGGGACTCATGGTCCCACTGCAAATTTGATTAAGGCCTTTCTGGATTCTGGGGCAAAAGCTGTTATATGCCCCATTGCTGAGCCCCAAGATGTGTCAGTGACAACAGTTACTGGATCAGGAAAGTATAACACCCCGGAAAACGGAGAGTTCAAGATTGGTGCAGAAGATATAGAAGGTGAAGAGGCTGAACGTATCAGTCCAGCAAGCGATAGGGAAGACAACGACTCGGAGAAGAATGGAAACCACCAAACTAGCGGTTTCCCGGACGAAGAAGAAGAGGAACTATCAGAGTTTGTATGTCAGTTTTATGACTTGGTATTGCGTGAAGGAGCAAGCGTGGATGCTGCCCTGAAGAATGCTCTTGCCTCCCATCGGAAGCTGAGGTATTCCTGTCACCTTCCGCGTGAAAATGAGCTTGTCAAATAA
- the LOC107958254 gene encoding phospholipase A I isoform X2, protein MSWGLGWKRPSETFRLSLNYGYEELTEKPHRKSSSPVLTSSSSSSALLTSTDLQDLGSKIDLDWVSGDDDDQVALRLQSQLMVALPAPQDAVAIELRETAENVVRVEMKVEKKREPLRAVTMFKAGGSGQQSDGVGVLARLLRSDLVLSGDGSPTGYDDHWRSVTLLSLCGCGLTTLPIELTRLPVLEKIYLDNNKLSRLPHELGELKTLKVLRVDNNMLVSVPELKQCIGLVEISLEHNKLVRPLLDFRDMAELQILRLFGNPLEFLPEILPLRKLRHLSLANIRIVADENLKSVTVQIEMENISYFGASRHKLSAFFSLIFRFSSCHHPLLASALAKIIMQNQGNRIVVGKDENALQQLISMINSDNRHVVKQACSALSTLAGDVSVAIQLMKCDIMQRIKNVMKSPAPEKLISVLQVVVTLAFGSDTVAQRMLNKDVLRSLKLLCAHKNPEVQRLALVAVGNLAFCLENRHILVTSESLRELLMRLNFTPEPLVNKAAARALAILGENESLRRAIRGRQIPRQGLRILSMDGGGMKGLATVQILKEIEKGTGKRIHELFDLICGTSTGGMLAVALGIKLMTLEQCEEIYKKLGKLVFAEPMPNNESATWREKFDQLYKSSSQSFRVVVHGSKHSADQFERLLREMCADEDGDLLIESAVKNIPKVFIVSTLVSVAPAQPFLFRNYQYPVGTPEVPLAISESSGITILGSPTTGSQIGYKQSAFMGSCKHHVWQAIRASSAAPYYLDDFSDDVYRWQDGAIVANNPTVFSLREAQLLWPDTKIDCIVSIGCCSLPIKARKGGWRYLDTGQVLIESACSVDRAEEALSILLPMLPEIQYFRFNPVDERCDMELDETDPTVWLKLEAAVDDYIQNNSDSLKNACERLLLPFIHDEKWADSLKSPHFTKAKATNLVPGESSPSLGWRRDILLVEALNSPDSGRIVHHARALESFCSRNGIRLSLLHDISGISKAVLEKKFPTSFTSPLITESYPSSPLVFSPDVGSQRLGRIDMVPPLSLDGSGKTVTSPPELCPEPRQLSLPVQSLHEKLQNLPQVGIIHMVLQNDSIGSILSWQKDVFVVAEPGELADKFLQSVKDTMSFVMQNQNRKGALPFANIADLVHCRPYFQVGNIVHRYVGHQTRLLKVMENDKEIRAYMFCRNIPSLHIIPEDVRSTVGAWRDRIIIYTGTHGPTANLIKAFLDSGAKAVICPIAEPQDVSVTTVTGSGKYNTPENGEFKIGAEDIEGEEAERISPASDREDNDSEKNGNHQTSGFPDEEEEELSEFVCQFYDLVLREGASVDAALKNALASHRKLRYSCHLPRENELVK, encoded by the exons ATGTCTTGGGGACTAGGATGGAAACGTCCTTCGGAGACCTTCCGTTTATCTCTAAACTACGGATAcgaagaattgacggaaaagcCTCACCGCAAATCCTCGTCACCGGTTCTGacttcctcttcttcctcctcGGCATTGTTAACGTCTACAGACCTGCAAGACCTCGGCTCCAAGATCGATCTGGATTGGGTGTCGGGAGATGACGACGACCAGGTGGCGCTAAGGCTGCAATCTCAGCTGATGGTGGCGCTTCCAGCGCCTCAAGATGCGGTGGCGATTGAATTGAGAGAGACGGCAGAAAATGTTGTAAGGGTGGAGATGAAGGTGGAGAAGAAAAGGGAGCCTTTACGAGCGGTTACAATGTTTAAGGCTGGCGGGTCGGGTCAGCAGAGTGATGGAGTTGGAGTCCTGGCTCGATTGTTAAGGTCAGATTTGGTTCTTTCTGGTGACGGGAGTCCCACCGGATATGATGACCATTGGAGAAGTGTAACTTTGCTTAGCCTGTGTGGATGTGGTTTAACG ACACTGCCCATCGAGTTAACTCGTTTGCCAGTTCTTGAGAAAATATACCTTGATAACAACAAGCTATCACGGTTACCACATGAGCTTGGtgaattaaaaaccttaaaagtTCTTAGGGTCGACAACAACATGCTTGTTTCGGTTCCTG AGTTGAAACAGTGCATCGGATTGGTGGAAATATCATTAGAGCATAACAAACTTGTTCGGCCTCTTCTTGACTTCAG GGATATGGCTGAGTTACAAATTCTGAGGTTATTTGGTAATCCACTAGAATTCCTTCCTGAGATTTTGCCTTTAAGGAAGCTCCGTCACTTGTCTCTTGCCAATATTAGGATTGTGGCTGATGAAAATCTAAAATCGGTGACTGTGCAAATAGAG ATGGAGAATATTTCTTATTTTGGTGCGTCTAGACACAAGCTCAGTGCCTTTTTCTCTCTCATATTCCGTTTCTCCTCTTGTCATCACCCTTTGCTTGCCTCTGCACTGGCCAAGATAATAATGCAAAACCAGGGGAATCGTATAGTTGTCGGTAAAGATGAGAATGCATTGCAGCAGCTCATAAGCATGATAAATAGTGACAACCGCCATGTG GTCAAACAAGCCTGCTCTGCTTTATCAACTCTTGCTGGGGATGTTTCTGTGGCCATACAATTGATGAAATGTGACATCATGCAACGCATAAAAAATGTTATGAAGTCTCCTGCCCCAGAAAAACTGATTTCTGTGCTGCAAGTTGTGGTTACACTGGCCTTTGGATCTGATACTGTAGCTCAGAGGATGCTAAACAAGGATGTTTTGAGATCATTAAAATTATTGTGCGCCCATAAAAACCCAGAG GTGCAAAGGCTTGCTTTGGTAGCTGTAGGAAATTTGGCCTTCTGTCTGGAGAACCGCCACATTCTTGTCACCTCTGAAAGTCTGAGGGAACTTCTCATGCGCTTGAATTTTACACCTGAACCACTTGTTAATAAAGCTGCAGCTCGTGCTTTGGCAATTCTTG GAGAGAATGAAAGTTTGCGACGTGCTATTAGAGGGAGACAAATACCAAGACAAGGCCTACGCATACTCTCAATGGATGGAGGTGGCATGAAAGGTCTTGCAACTGTGCAGATCCTTAAAGAGATTGAGAAGGGAACTGGAAAGCGGATACATGAGCTATTTGACCTTATATGTGGAACATCGACAGGTGGTATGCTTGCTGTTGCCCTTGGTATTAAGTTGATGACCTTGGAGCAGTGTGAAGAGATTTACAAAAAGCTTG GAAAACTTGTTTTTGCTGAACCTATGCCAAATAACGAATCAGCAACTTGGAGGGAAAAGTTTGATCAGCTTTATAAAAGTTCATCACAGAGTTTCAGAGTTGTTGTACACGGATCTAAA CACAGTGCAGATCAGTTTGAGAGGTTGCTAAGGGAAATGTGTGCTGATGAGGATGGCGACCTACTAATTGAATCTGCTGTGAAAAACATTCCAAAAGTTTTTATTGTGTCAACTTTGGTGAGCGTGGCACCAGCTCAGCCTTTTTTATTCCGCAATTATCAG TACCCTGTGGGAACACCTGAAGTGCCTCTTGCAATATCTGAAAGTTCAGGAATCACCATTCTAGGGTCTCCAACTACAGGTTCTCAAATTGGCTACAAACAAAGTGCTTTTATGGGAAGTTGTAAACACCATGTGTGGCAAGCTATACGAGCATCTTCTGCTGCCCCATATTATCTTGATGACTTCTCTGATG ATGTGTACCGCTGGCAAGATGGTGCTATAGTGGCAAACAATCCAACTGTCTTTTCCTTAAGAGAAGCACAACTTTTGTGGCCTGATACAAAAATTGACTGTATAGTTTCAATTGGTTGTTGTTCTCTGCCTATTAAG GCACGAAAAGGTGGTTGGCGTTATCTAGATACCGGACAAGTGTTGATTGAGAGTGCATGCTCTGTGGATCGAGCTGAGGAAGCTTTGAGCATACTGTTACCTATGCTCCCTGAGATCCAATACTTTCGGTTTAATCCAG TTGATGAACGTTGTGACATGGAGCTGGATGAGACTGATCCGACAGTTTGGCTGAAACTAGAAGCTGCTGTAGATGACTACATCCAAAACAATTCAGATTCCTTGAAGAACGCATGTGAAAGGCTTCTTCTACCCTTTATACATGATGAGAAGTGGGCAGACAGTTTGAAATCTCCACATTTTACGAAGGCAAAGGCAACAAATTTAG TTCCAGGTGAAAGTAGCCCTTCATTAGGTTGGAGGCGAGATATACTACTTGTTGAAGCTTTGAATAGTCCTGATTCGGGAAGAATTGTGCACCATGCTCGAGCACTTGAGTCATTTTGTTCAAGAAATGGAATAAGATTATCTCTTTTGCATGACATATCTGGAATTTCAAAGGCGGTACTGGAAAAAAAATTTCCAACATCATTTACCTCTCCTCTGATCACTGAAAGTTATCCCTCAAGCCCTCTTGTTTTCAGTCCTGATGTTGGCTCGCAAAGGCTTGGCCGAATTGACATGGTCCCACCTTTAAGCTTGGATGGATCTGGAAAAACAGTTACTTCACCCCCAGAACTCTGTCCTGAGCCCAGGCAGCTTTCTTTACCCGTACAGTCATTACACGAGAAGTTACAGAATCTACCACAAGTGGGCATTATACATATGGTACTTCAAAATGACTCCATTGGCTCAATATTAAG TTGGCAGAAGGATGTGTTTGTCGTGGCTGAACCTGGAGAATTGGCTGATAAGTTTCTACAAAGTGTCAAGGATACAATGTCCTTTGTGATGCAGAACCAGAATCGGAAGGGTGCATTACCTTTTGCTAATATTGCTGATCTGGTTCACTGCAGACCATACTTCCAAGTTGGAAATATTGTCCACAGATATGTTGGACACCAAACTCGA TTGTTAAAGGTCATGGAAAATGATAAAGAAATCAGGGCATACATGTTTTGTCGTAACATACCTTCTTTGCACATAATACCTGAAGATGTTCGTTCCACG GTTGGAGCTTGGAGGGACAGGATCATAATCTACACCGGGACTCATGGTCCCACTGCAAATTTGATTAAGGCCTTTCTGGATTCTGGGGCAAAAGCTGTTATATGCCCCATTGCTGAGCCCCAAGATGTGTCAGTGACAACAGTTACTGGATCAGGAAAGTATAACACCCCGGAAAACGGAGAGTTCAAGATTGGTGCAGAAGATATAGAAGGTGAAGAGGCTGAACGTATCAGTCCAGCAAGCGATAGGGAAGACAACGACTCGGAGAAGAATGGAAACCACCAAACTAGCGGTTTCCCGGACGAAGAAGAAGAGGAACTATCAGAGTTTGTATGTCAGTTTTATGACTTGGTATTGCGTGAAGGAGCAAGCGTGGATGCTGCCCTGAAGAATGCTCTTGCCTCCCATCGGAAGCTGAGGTATTCCTGTCACCTTCCGCGTGAAAATGAGCTTGTCAAATAA